CGGACAACTTCGAGACCGCACGATGCGCTTCGTCGCACTGGGTCCATCGGTCCACGGTTCCCGTCAGCGTGACCATACCATTGGACACGGTCGACTGAATCCGCTCGTGCGGCACAAAGACATTCCACTCCAGCGCCTGCCTAACCGCCTGCGCAACTTCGGTGTCGGTGCGCCCATAGCGGCTTGGGATACGGATCTGAATGTCGTTCGCCACATCCAGAACACCCACTACCTTGTGTGCGGCCTCTTGAGCGGCGATTCTCTTCGCATAGTTGTCCACGGTCCCGGTAAGCGTGACGACCCCTTTGTTGACCTCCACCCCCACATCCGTTGCCAGGACGCGACCGTCCCACTTGAGTTCGTCGAGGACACTCTTTTGAATCTCGGCATCGCTCCTCAACACTTTTTGAGTCATCGCCTAGCCTCCCCTCTTTGATCGACGATCTCCTCAAGTTCACCTCCCTCCGCCGCAAACATGATGGCCGTCGTTTCCACTCCCTGTGAGGAAATCGGTGGGGCCGAAGGATGATCGACCCACCGCGGCCACGGCGAGGGCAACCGCGTTCGGCCGGTCGTCGTGCC
This genomic stretch from bacterium harbors:
- a CDS encoding BON domain-containing protein — its product is MTQKVLRSDAEIQKSVLDELKWDGRVLATDVGVEVNKGVVTLTGTVDNYAKRIAAQEAAHKVVGVLDVANDIQIRIPSRYGRTDTEVAQAVRQALEWNVFVPHERIQSTVSNGMVTLTGTVDRWTQCDEAHRAVSKLS